One window from the genome of Marinobacter sp. LV10R510-11A encodes:
- a CDS encoding trimeric intracellular cation channel family protein: MFDVVYSLEMIGIVAFAISGMVVARSKNMDPVGVFTIAFITALGGGTLRDLIMGNHPVYWIKHEEQPILILVMAIVFSYWKRSERIRPSWIVFPDAIGLGTFSILGAQLALDMGHSWFIASLLGVMTGTFGGALRDTLCNEVPFIFRKDQIYASISFAGCWLYFLCQWALQSEVLSLTIGLLFIVIVRMAAVRFDIRLQRDPS; this comes from the coding sequence ATGTTCGACGTTGTTTACTCTCTTGAAATGATTGGAATTGTGGCCTTCGCCATATCGGGCATGGTGGTTGCGCGCTCCAAGAACATGGACCCGGTCGGCGTGTTCACCATAGCGTTTATTACCGCTCTGGGTGGCGGAACCCTGCGCGATCTCATCATGGGTAACCATCCGGTTTACTGGATCAAGCACGAAGAGCAGCCCATCCTGATTCTCGTCATGGCGATAGTATTCAGTTACTGGAAGCGCTCGGAGCGTATTCGCCCCTCCTGGATTGTGTTCCCGGATGCCATCGGCCTCGGCACATTCTCGATACTGGGTGCACAATTGGCCCTCGACATGGGCCACTCGTGGTTTATCGCATCATTGCTCGGCGTAATGACAGGTACATTCGGGGGAGCACTGCGCGACACCCTTTGTAACGAGGTGCCGTTCATTTTCCGCAAGGATCAAATCTACGCGTCCATTTCATTTGCTGGATGTTGGCTCTATTTCCTCTGCCAGTGGGCCCTGCAAAGCGAAGTTCTGTCGCTGACCATCGGCCTTCTTTTTATCGTCATCGTTCGGATGGCGGCGGTGCGTTTCGATATCCGTTTACAGCGCGATCCATCCTGA
- a CDS encoding NADPH:quinone oxidoreductase family protein: MKAILCKEYGPAETLVIEDVPSPEAKGRGVKVRVKAAGLNFPDTLIIEGKYQLKPTMPFSPGGEMSGEVIAVGDKVTRFKVGDRVAGLTGYGAFAEEVIVPEHNLLPIPEGMSDEKAAAFTMVYGTSYYALKQRANIQPGESLLVLGASGGVGLATVELGKAMGARVIAAASSAEKLQVAKAAGADELINYTDEPLKEAVKRLTNSKGVDVIYDPVGGDFTEQALRAMAWNGRHLIVGFAAGDIPKIPANLTLLKGCSVVGVFWGSFTQREPEASAQNMMELMKLYAEGKIDPNISEVFEFEDYAKALGALTERRATGKVVLKVGS, encoded by the coding sequence ATGAAGGCGATCCTCTGTAAAGAATATGGCCCGGCTGAAACACTGGTCATTGAAGATGTGCCCAGCCCTGAGGCCAAAGGCCGCGGTGTTAAAGTTCGTGTAAAAGCAGCGGGCCTGAACTTTCCTGACACGCTTATTATCGAAGGCAAATACCAGCTCAAGCCAACCATGCCATTTTCCCCGGGCGGCGAAATGTCTGGTGAAGTTATTGCGGTGGGTGACAAAGTAACCCGTTTCAAAGTTGGCGATCGGGTTGCGGGCCTCACTGGCTACGGCGCCTTTGCAGAAGAAGTGATCGTACCAGAACACAACTTGCTGCCGATCCCGGAAGGCATGAGCGACGAGAAAGCGGCTGCGTTTACCATGGTTTACGGCACGTCCTATTACGCTCTCAAGCAGCGCGCCAATATCCAACCGGGCGAAAGCCTTCTGGTTCTGGGTGCCAGCGGCGGTGTGGGCCTGGCAACAGTAGAGTTGGGTAAGGCCATGGGCGCCCGGGTAATAGCCGCTGCCAGCTCAGCTGAGAAGCTGCAGGTTGCCAAAGCCGCGGGTGCGGATGAGCTGATCAATTACACAGATGAGCCGCTCAAAGAGGCCGTAAAGCGCCTGACCAATAGCAAGGGCGTGGATGTGATTTACGACCCCGTAGGTGGTGATTTCACCGAGCAGGCCCTGCGTGCCATGGCCTGGAACGGCCGCCATTTAATCGTCGGCTTTGCTGCAGGCGATATCCCCAAAATCCCCGCGAATCTCACGCTGCTGAAAGGCTGTTCGGTCGTCGGCGTGTTCTGGGGCAGCTTCACTCAGCGTGAACCAGAAGCAAGCGCCCAGAACATGATGGAGCTGATGAAGCTCTATGCTGAAGGCAAAATCGATCCAAACATCAGCGAGGTATTCGAGTTCGAGGATTACGCGAAAGCTCTGGGTGCACTAACTGAGCGCCGAGCTACTGGCAAGGTTGTGCTTAAGGTTGGCTCGTGA
- a CDS encoding type II toxin-antitoxin system PemK/MazF family toxin: protein MALYIPERNEIIWLDFEPTKGKEVGKYRPALVLSSKQYNKQTGLLICCPISTSIRGTATEVSVDNLDQPSVVASSLIQTLSWKDRKANFITKAETGVMDQVLVRIIPLIGADSVIEKFIE from the coding sequence ATGGCACTGTACATCCCTGAGCGCAATGAAATCATCTGGCTGGATTTCGAGCCGACCAAAGGCAAAGAGGTCGGTAAATATCGGCCAGCGCTTGTGCTGTCGTCGAAGCAGTATAACAAGCAGACCGGGCTCCTGATTTGTTGCCCGATCAGTACGAGCATTCGCGGTACCGCGACAGAGGTTTCTGTAGATAACCTGGATCAACCTTCTGTGGTGGCTTCAAGCCTCATTCAAACGCTGTCCTGGAAAGACCGGAAGGCTAATTTCATCACCAAGGCTGAAACCGGCGTGATGGATCAAGTGTTGGTTCGCATTATCCCTCTTATTGGAGCGGATAGCGTGATTGAGAAATTCATTGAGTAA
- a CDS encoding MazF family transcriptional regulator, translating into MQSEIKRWGNSAAVRLSSKILAQARLDVSSPIRIDVKAGKIVIEAAEKASLKVNLPFSEADLLVGLDAYGAHADEIAQPSAAEMGV; encoded by the coding sequence ATGCAAAGTGAAATTAAGCGTTGGGGCAACAGTGCCGCTGTTCGACTTTCCAGCAAAATCTTAGCTCAAGCGAGGCTGGACGTTTCTAGCCCTATTCGCATTGACGTTAAGGCAGGAAAAATTGTTATCGAGGCAGCAGAGAAAGCTTCACTCAAGGTCAACTTACCGTTTTCCGAGGCTGACCTGCTCGTTGGGCTCGATGCTTACGGCGCACATGCTGATGAGATTGCTCAACCCTCTGCCGCTGAAATGGGTGTTTAA
- a CDS encoding long-chain-acyl-CoA synthetase gives MNQDNVTAMDIARSLPGILKRFPAIAKGYYYYSIQDANKTLTLGTLVEKNAEKYENRPAILFEDRSITWGDFNSWSNRIAGYFQTQGLKKGDTIAVFLENRPEVLAVVAGAAKIGVACAMLNTSQKGKVLEHSANLVNPKMVVVGEELVSAFDDVKESLQLDHPTPFLFLADTNTLNAFGDAPAGYANMAQQVSTFNSDNPVLSDPPRTGDTAIYLFTSGTTGLPKAAPGSHNKFLKAYGGFGLMSLSMKPDDVFYCTLPLYHGTGLVVCWGSVLAGGSALALRRKFSASAFWDDVRRYDATVFGYIGELCRYLLNQPPSDQDCNHRLTRMLGNGLRPSIWREFKERFGIDKVAELYASSEGNVGFSNFLNLDNTVGLSTAPYKLVKFLDGTRDPIRDDKGVMQEVAKGEPGLLISEITKKWFFEGYTQKEATEKSILRDAFKNGDSWFNTGDVLRNLGFRHLQFVDRMGDTFRWKGENVSTNEVENIIDGSGMVKEAIVYGVEIPKTNGKAGMVTLVPNSGNFDINKLLTYLQDNLPAYAVPVFVRVTNAIEKTGTFKYRKVDIQKASYALERPHEEVFAWFPKTDGYTQLTPGLVSDIDSGKFRF, from the coding sequence ATGAACCAAGACAACGTTACTGCGATGGATATCGCGCGCAGCCTGCCGGGCATACTGAAGCGGTTTCCGGCTATTGCCAAAGGTTATTATTACTACTCGATCCAGGATGCGAACAAAACCCTTACCCTCGGAACCTTGGTCGAAAAAAACGCTGAAAAGTATGAAAACAGACCTGCGATTCTGTTTGAGGATCGCAGCATCACTTGGGGCGACTTTAATAGTTGGTCCAACCGTATCGCCGGTTATTTTCAGACTCAAGGGCTGAAAAAAGGGGACACCATTGCTGTCTTCTTAGAAAACCGCCCAGAGGTACTGGCAGTGGTTGCGGGTGCGGCCAAGATCGGCGTCGCCTGCGCCATGCTGAATACCTCCCAGAAAGGCAAGGTACTGGAACATAGCGCCAACTTGGTTAACCCGAAAATGGTCGTGGTTGGTGAAGAGTTGGTATCTGCGTTTGACGACGTAAAAGAAAGCCTTCAGCTCGACCATCCCACGCCGTTCCTGTTCCTCGCGGATACCAATACCCTTAACGCCTTCGGCGATGCGCCTGCCGGCTACGCCAACATGGCACAGCAGGTCAGCACGTTTAACAGTGACAACCCCGTTCTGAGCGACCCACCCAGAACCGGAGATACGGCAATTTACCTCTTCACCTCAGGCACAACTGGCCTGCCTAAGGCCGCTCCGGGATCACACAACAAGTTCCTGAAGGCATACGGCGGCTTTGGCCTAATGTCTCTGTCTATGAAGCCGGACGACGTTTTTTACTGCACTCTGCCGCTATATCACGGCACCGGCCTTGTAGTTTGCTGGGGCTCGGTATTGGCCGGCGGCTCCGCTCTTGCTCTGCGCCGAAAGTTCTCCGCTAGCGCGTTCTGGGATGACGTGCGTCGCTATGACGCAACGGTATTCGGCTACATCGGCGAACTTTGCCGCTACCTGCTAAACCAGCCGCCAAGTGATCAGGATTGCAATCACCGCCTGACCAGAATGCTTGGCAATGGTCTGCGCCCCTCTATCTGGCGTGAGTTCAAAGAGCGCTTCGGGATCGACAAGGTTGCGGAGCTCTATGCTTCCAGCGAAGGCAACGTCGGGTTCAGTAACTTTCTCAACCTAGACAACACTGTCGGCTTGTCTACAGCACCTTACAAATTGGTGAAATTTCTCGACGGTACCCGCGACCCTATCCGTGATGACAAAGGTGTTATGCAGGAAGTAGCAAAGGGCGAGCCGGGCCTACTTATTAGCGAAATCACGAAAAAGTGGTTTTTTGAAGGCTATACCCAAAAAGAAGCCACAGAAAAATCCATTCTGCGAGATGCTTTCAAAAACGGAGACTCTTGGTTTAACACCGGCGATGTGCTAAGGAACCTCGGCTTTCGCCATCTGCAATTCGTAGACAGAATGGGCGACACCTTCCGCTGGAAAGGCGAGAACGTGTCTACCAACGAGGTAGAGAACATTATCGACGGTTCCGGAATGGTGAAGGAAGCGATTGTCTACGGCGTTGAGATTCCAAAAACCAACGGCAAGGCGGGCATGGTGACGCTGGTACCGAACAGCGGTAACTTCGATATCAATAAGCTGTTGACCTATCTGCAGGACAACCTGCCCGCCTATGCGGTGCCGGTGTTTGTGCGGGTTACCAACGCCATCGAGAAAACGGGAACGTTCAAGTACCGCAAGGTGGATATTCAGAAAGCGAGCTACGCTCTGGAGCGGCCCCATGAGGAGGTTTTTGCGTGGTTCCCGAAAACAGATGGCTACACTCAGCTGACACCTGGGCTGGTTTCGGATATTGATTCTGGGAAGTTTCGCTTCTGA
- a CDS encoding SDR family oxidoreductase has translation MNTLDQKTVFITGASRGIGRAIALACARQGANVIIAAKSDTPHPKLPGTIHSVAEEVREAGGQALALVLDVRDEDQIKQRIDEAAEHFGGIDALINNAGAIRLSGVENLKVSRFDLIHQVNARAVMACSQAALPWLKKSSRGHILSMSPPLNLDPKWFAHFGPYTSTKYAMTMISIGMAQEFKRYGIAVNTLWPKTIIATAAIQHEAGGEQLMAQGRTPEIMADATVSILNRSVDEMTGQNLVDEDVLRQNGVTDFEGYRYKAGDKPLLPDLYLD, from the coding sequence ATGAACACTTTGGACCAGAAAACTGTCTTTATTACCGGCGCCAGCCGCGGCATCGGCCGCGCGATTGCGCTGGCGTGCGCCCGCCAGGGCGCAAACGTTATCATCGCGGCCAAGTCAGACACGCCACATCCGAAGTTACCAGGCACCATCCACTCGGTAGCCGAGGAAGTCCGCGAAGCGGGTGGTCAGGCTCTGGCACTGGTACTCGATGTACGGGATGAAGATCAGATTAAGCAGCGGATTGACGAGGCTGCCGAGCATTTTGGTGGCATTGATGCCCTCATCAACAACGCCGGTGCAATACGCCTGAGTGGTGTGGAAAACCTTAAAGTCAGCCGCTTCGACCTAATACACCAAGTGAATGCTCGTGCAGTGATGGCCTGCAGCCAGGCAGCTTTGCCCTGGCTTAAAAAGTCTAGTCGCGGACACATCCTGAGCATGTCGCCGCCACTAAATCTTGATCCAAAGTGGTTCGCACACTTCGGGCCTTACACGTCCACAAAATACGCCATGACTATGATCAGCATCGGCATGGCGCAAGAATTCAAGCGCTACGGCATCGCCGTTAACACCTTATGGCCCAAAACCATAATCGCCACCGCCGCCATCCAGCACGAGGCCGGTGGCGAGCAACTGATGGCCCAAGGCCGGACGCCAGAAATCATGGCAGATGCCACGGTAAGCATACTGAACCGATCGGTAGACGAGATGACCGGCCAGAACCTGGTTGACGAAGATGTACTCCGTCAAAACGGCGTAACAGACTTCGAAGGCTACCGGTACAAAGCCGGTGATAAACCCCTGTTGCCAGACCTCTACCTAGACTAG
- a CDS encoding acetyl/propionyl/methylcrotonyl-CoA carboxylase subunit alpha → MLKKLLIANRGEIAVRVIRTAKALGYRTVAVYSEADANAMHTEIADEAVCIGPAQVAASYLNADVILEAARKTGADCIHPGYGFLSENADFSNACKEAGIVFVGPPASAIELMGSKRRSKIAMQKAGVPVVPGYEGDNASDDELIAAAAGIGYPLMIKASAGGGGRGMRLVEKESDLAENIKRARSESKQAFGDDELILERAVIEPRHVEIQIFADRHGNAVYLGERDCSIQRRHQKVVEEAPSPFVTPELRAAMGDAAVKAALACNYEGAGTVEFLVDKDRNFYFLEMNTRLQVEHPVTELITGQDLVSWQMTVAEGLPLPLAQNEIELNGHAIEVRLYAEDPSNGFTPQTGPLHIFKPAEGEGLRFDTGVRSGDEVTPHYDPMLAKVIAWGENRDEARRRLIRALEDTTVFGVTTNRYFLSRIIADSKFGAGEATTAFLQQEFSEDPSLQPAKLNIRQLALAAGVLAHGTVGEQAWSNAPATITPMKLDTGESTVELLVHNKDNVLSCRLGDQHHEIVLASIEKDTLCIIDNGIRQRCQYHRDGDSLYLQAFGESWSVTDLTHQPAAGANGAGSGRIQASMDGAIIDVLAEPGQTVRQGDTLVILEAMKMEHPVKADCDGVVSEILTKKGDQVKRKQLLVEITTN, encoded by the coding sequence ATGCTAAAAAAATTACTAATAGCAAACCGAGGCGAAATCGCAGTCCGCGTTATTCGCACCGCCAAAGCCCTTGGATACCGCACCGTTGCCGTATATTCCGAGGCAGACGCCAACGCCATGCACACAGAGATTGCCGATGAAGCCGTGTGCATTGGGCCTGCACAAGTCGCTGCGTCCTACCTGAACGCCGACGTTATACTCGAAGCGGCACGCAAAACCGGCGCCGACTGCATCCACCCCGGCTACGGTTTTCTCTCAGAGAATGCAGACTTCTCTAATGCCTGCAAAGAAGCTGGCATTGTATTCGTAGGCCCGCCAGCCAGCGCCATCGAACTGATGGGCAGCAAGCGCCGCTCCAAAATCGCCATGCAAAAAGCCGGCGTCCCCGTGGTTCCTGGTTACGAAGGCGACAACGCCAGTGACGACGAACTCATCGCAGCTGCCGCAGGCATCGGCTACCCGCTAATGATCAAAGCCTCCGCTGGCGGCGGTGGCCGAGGCATGCGCTTGGTAGAGAAAGAATCCGACTTGGCCGAAAACATCAAACGCGCCAGATCCGAATCCAAACAAGCCTTCGGCGATGACGAACTGATTCTGGAAAGAGCCGTTATCGAACCCCGCCACGTGGAAATTCAGATCTTCGCGGACCGACACGGCAACGCCGTCTACCTTGGCGAGCGGGACTGCTCAATACAGCGTCGCCACCAGAAAGTTGTTGAAGAAGCTCCCTCCCCCTTCGTGACGCCCGAACTTCGGGCTGCTATGGGCGACGCTGCCGTTAAAGCTGCACTTGCCTGCAACTACGAAGGCGCAGGGACCGTCGAGTTCCTCGTGGACAAAGACCGCAATTTCTACTTCCTGGAAATGAACACACGCCTGCAGGTAGAGCACCCGGTTACCGAACTCATAACCGGGCAAGATCTAGTGTCCTGGCAAATGACCGTTGCCGAAGGCTTGCCGCTGCCATTGGCTCAGAACGAAATTGAGCTGAACGGCCACGCCATCGAAGTTCGGCTTTACGCCGAAGACCCCTCCAATGGCTTCACGCCGCAAACTGGGCCGCTGCATATCTTTAAGCCCGCCGAAGGCGAAGGCCTGCGCTTTGATACAGGCGTGCGCTCAGGTGACGAGGTCACCCCGCACTACGACCCCATGCTCGCGAAAGTTATCGCTTGGGGAGAAAACCGGGACGAAGCTCGCCGTCGCCTGATCCGGGCACTGGAAGACACCACCGTGTTTGGTGTCACCACCAACCGGTACTTCCTCAGCCGCATTATTGCAGACAGCAAGTTCGGTGCGGGAGAAGCCACCACCGCATTCCTGCAGCAGGAGTTCAGTGAAGACCCCTCTCTGCAACCCGCGAAGCTGAACATTCGGCAACTCGCTCTTGCAGCCGGTGTGCTGGCCCATGGCACAGTGGGTGAACAAGCCTGGAGCAACGCGCCGGCGACCATAACGCCTATGAAGCTGGACACAGGAGAATCTACCGTCGAGCTACTAGTGCACAACAAAGACAATGTGCTGTCCTGCAGACTGGGCGACCAACACCATGAGATAGTGCTCGCAAGCATCGAAAAAGATACCTTATGCATTATCGACAACGGCATTCGTCAGCGTTGCCAATATCATCGCGACGGGGATTCCTTATATTTGCAGGCCTTCGGCGAGTCTTGGTCGGTCACTGACCTCACTCACCAGCCAGCTGCAGGCGCTAACGGTGCCGGCAGTGGACGCATTCAGGCCTCAATGGACGGTGCCATTATCGACGTATTGGCCGAACCAGGCCAAACCGTTCGCCAAGGCGACACGCTGGTTATACTGGAAGCCATGAAAATGGAGCACCCAGTCAAAGCAGATTGCGACGGTGTTGTTAGCGAAATCCTGACCAAAAAAGGCGATCAGGTGAAACGTAAGCAGTTACTCGTGGAAATCACCACCAACTGA
- a CDS encoding enoyl-CoA hydratase/isomerase family protein, with amino-acid sequence METLPHCDTLLLEKQGPALHVTINRPDSRNAMSLQMVAELSAIFTEVESDSSIRAVVIRGSGGHFCAGGDIKDMAGARNQKADDDGVDPFYRLNRAFGQMIQQVNESSKVVIAITEGAVMGGGFGLACVSDVAIAGPTAKFGMPETSLGIIPAQIAPFVVERIGMTQARRLALLGLRIGAEEACALGIVHQAATSDEELNDMLTQALDRIRHCAPNATAQTKALLHRVGHESMSGLLDSAADMFTAAVRGSEGAEGTMAFMQKRPPAWADENH; translated from the coding sequence ATGGAAACCTTGCCACACTGCGACACACTGCTTTTGGAAAAACAGGGGCCAGCCCTGCACGTAACCATCAACCGGCCGGACTCCCGGAACGCCATGAGCCTGCAGATGGTTGCTGAGCTATCCGCAATCTTTACCGAAGTGGAGTCCGATTCCAGCATACGCGCCGTGGTTATCCGCGGATCGGGTGGCCACTTCTGTGCCGGTGGTGACATCAAAGACATGGCCGGAGCCCGCAACCAGAAAGCGGATGACGACGGAGTCGATCCGTTCTACCGATTGAATCGCGCTTTCGGGCAGATGATCCAGCAGGTGAACGAATCCTCCAAAGTGGTTATCGCCATCACCGAAGGCGCCGTAATGGGCGGCGGCTTCGGTTTGGCCTGCGTCTCAGACGTTGCCATTGCCGGGCCGACCGCCAAATTCGGCATGCCCGAAACCTCTTTGGGCATCATCCCGGCCCAGATCGCACCGTTTGTAGTAGAACGCATCGGCATGACCCAAGCCCGCCGACTTGCGCTGCTAGGGCTGCGAATCGGGGCAGAAGAAGCCTGCGCACTGGGCATCGTTCACCAGGCTGCGACCTCCGATGAAGAACTGAACGACATGCTGACCCAGGCACTGGATCGCATTCGCCATTGCGCACCAAACGCCACTGCGCAAACCAAAGCCCTGCTCCACCGGGTCGGACACGAATCCATGAGCGGATTACTCGACAGTGCAGCGGACATGTTCACAGCAGCCGTCCGTGGCAGCGAAGGTGCAGAGGGCACAATGGCATTCATGCAAAAACGCCCGCCAGCTTGGGCAGACGAAAACCACTGA
- a CDS encoding acyl-CoA dehydrogenase family protein — protein sequence MKFTPEHEALRKTVRDFVQKEINPHCDEWEEAGTFPIREVFKKMGDLGLLGIQKPEEYGGMGLDYSYNLVAAEELGMANCGGVPLAIGVQTDMCTPAIARFGSDELKRTFLAPAISGDMVGCIGVSEVGAGSDVAGLKTTAKKDGDDYVINGSKMWITNSPSADFICLLANTSDDKPHKNKSLIIVPMNSPGITMSPHLNKLGMRSSETAQIFFDDVRVPQRYCIGGEGTGFMMQMLQFQEERLWGAANVIKALENCIDQTIEYCRERKTFGVPLIDNQVIHFRLAELQTEVEALRALTYQACELHIEGKEVTKLASMAKLKAGRLGREVTDSCLQYWGGNGFMWDNPASRAFRDVRLVSIGGGADEIMLGIICKMMGTLPGKRKN from the coding sequence GTGAAATTTACACCTGAGCACGAAGCCCTAAGAAAAACTGTCCGCGATTTTGTGCAGAAAGAAATTAACCCCCATTGCGACGAGTGGGAAGAAGCCGGCACGTTCCCCATTCGTGAAGTATTCAAGAAAATGGGCGACCTCGGCCTGTTGGGCATTCAAAAGCCCGAAGAATACGGCGGCATGGGGCTGGACTACAGCTACAACCTTGTAGCGGCTGAAGAACTGGGCATGGCCAACTGTGGCGGCGTACCTCTGGCGATTGGCGTGCAGACCGACATGTGTACACCGGCCATCGCCCGCTTTGGTTCTGACGAACTGAAGCGCACCTTCCTGGCGCCCGCTATTTCGGGTGACATGGTGGGCTGTATTGGCGTGAGTGAAGTAGGCGCTGGCTCCGACGTGGCTGGCCTGAAAACCACCGCCAAAAAGGACGGTGACGACTACGTCATCAACGGCTCCAAGATGTGGATCACCAACAGCCCAAGTGCCGACTTCATCTGCCTGCTGGCTAACACCAGCGACGACAAGCCGCACAAAAATAAATCATTGATTATCGTACCCATGAACTCACCGGGCATCACCATGAGCCCGCATCTGAACAAGCTGGGCATGCGTTCCTCCGAAACTGCCCAGATCTTCTTTGATGATGTGCGCGTACCCCAGCGCTATTGCATCGGCGGCGAAGGCACAGGCTTCATGATGCAGATGCTGCAGTTCCAGGAAGAGCGTTTGTGGGGCGCGGCCAACGTGATCAAAGCGCTGGAAAACTGCATTGATCAGACCATTGAATACTGCCGCGAGCGCAAGACTTTCGGTGTTCCACTGATCGACAACCAGGTGATTCACTTCCGCCTGGCCGAACTGCAAACCGAAGTAGAAGCCTTGCGCGCCCTGACCTATCAGGCTTGTGAGCTGCACATTGAAGGCAAGGAAGTCACCAAACTCGCCTCCATGGCCAAACTGAAGGCCGGCCGCCTGGGCCGTGAGGTTACCGACAGCTGCCTGCAGTACTGGGGCGGCAACGGCTTTATGTGGGACAACCCTGCATCCCGTGCATTCCGTGATGTTCGGCTGGTATCTATCGGCGGCGGCGCCGATGAGATCATGCTGGGGATTATCTGCAAGATGATGGGCACCTTGCCTGGCAAGCGCAAAAACTGA
- a CDS encoding acyl-CoA carboxylase subunit beta, with translation MQTLESSVNPQSDEFQGNTDAMNEHVQTFRDVEQKVLDLAEAAREKFAKRGKLLPRDRINRLLDRGTPFLELCSLAGYKMHDDKDGSMAGGNIIAGIGTVSGIRCLVVASNCAIKGGTITPAGLDKTLRLQQIAKENKLPVVSLSESGGANLNYATDIFVQGARGFANQARMSAAGLPQVTVVHGNATAGGAYQPGLSDYVVAIRGKTKMFLAGPPLLKAATGEIADAEELGGAEMHAQVAGTTEYLAEDDADGIRQARNIMEALPWNEQLPVQRELKWDEPLHPEEELLGVIPSDSKKPYDVREVLARIADGSKFMDFKDEFDNQTVCGTIRIEGHSVGIIGNNGPITPAGSAKAAQFIQLCDQAGTPLLFLHNTTGFMVGTHSEQNGIIKNGSKMLQAVANCRVPKIAVVIGGSYGAGNYAMCGRGLDPRFIFAWPNSRTAVMGPAQAGKVMRIVAEDKQRRSGVEPDPKTLDFLEQATAKKLEDGSTALFGTARLWDDGLIDPRDTRRVVALVLDVCREAEIRQLRPNTFGVARL, from the coding sequence ATGCAAACATTGGAAAGCAGCGTTAATCCGCAATCCGACGAGTTCCAAGGCAACACCGATGCCATGAACGAACATGTTCAGACCTTCCGGGATGTCGAGCAGAAGGTTCTTGATCTGGCGGAAGCTGCACGGGAAAAGTTCGCCAAGCGTGGCAAGCTCCTGCCCCGAGATCGCATTAATCGCTTACTGGATCGTGGCACCCCGTTCTTGGAGCTTTGCTCCCTGGCCGGCTACAAGATGCACGACGACAAAGACGGCAGCATGGCTGGCGGCAACATCATCGCGGGCATCGGCACCGTCAGCGGCATCCGCTGCCTGGTGGTCGCCAGCAATTGCGCCATCAAAGGCGGCACCATCACGCCTGCCGGCTTGGATAAGACCTTACGCCTGCAGCAGATCGCCAAAGAAAACAAACTGCCGGTTGTCTCACTATCTGAGAGCGGCGGCGCCAACTTGAACTACGCTACCGATATCTTCGTGCAGGGCGCACGGGGCTTCGCCAACCAAGCAAGAATGTCTGCGGCAGGCCTTCCACAGGTCACCGTTGTTCACGGCAACGCCACCGCTGGTGGTGCTTACCAGCCGGGCTTGTCTGATTACGTGGTTGCCATCCGTGGCAAGACAAAAATGTTCCTAGCTGGGCCGCCACTGCTAAAAGCAGCAACTGGCGAAATCGCCGATGCTGAAGAACTCGGTGGGGCTGAAATGCATGCTCAGGTTGCCGGCACCACCGAATACTTAGCCGAAGACGATGCGGACGGCATCCGCCAAGCCAGAAACATCATGGAAGCCCTACCCTGGAACGAGCAGCTGCCGGTTCAGCGCGAGCTAAAGTGGGACGAGCCGCTTCATCCCGAAGAAGAACTGTTGGGCGTTATTCCCTCGGATTCAAAGAAGCCTTACGACGTCCGTGAAGTTCTGGCGCGCATCGCCGACGGCTCGAAGTTTATGGACTTCAAAGACGAGTTCGACAACCAGACCGTGTGCGGCACCATCCGCATTGAAGGCCACTCTGTCGGCATCATCGGCAACAACGGCCCAATCACCCCGGCTGGCAGTGCTAAAGCGGCTCAGTTTATCCAACTGTGCGACCAAGCGGGCACTCCGCTTTTGTTCCTGCACAACACCACAGGTTTCATGGTGGGCACGCACTCGGAACAGAACGGCATCATCAAAAACGGCTCTAAAATGCTGCAGGCCGTTGCTAACTGCCGAGTACCGAAGATCGCAGTTGTGATTGGCGGTTCTTATGGCGCAGGCAACTATGCCATGTGTGGCCGTGGCCTGGACCCAAGATTCATCTTCGCTTGGCCCAACAGCCGCACCGCCGTAATGGGCCCTGCCCAAGCTGGCAAAGTGATGCGCATTGTAGCCGAGGACAAACAGCGCCGTAGTGGTGTTGAGCCTGATCCGAAAACCTTAGATTTCCTCGAGCAAGCCACGGCTAAGAAGCTAGAAGACGGCTCCACGGCGCTGTTTGGCACAGCCCGGCTCTGGGACGACGGCCTGATTGATCCCCGGGATACCAGGCGGGTAGTGGCGCTGGTTCTAGACGTATGTCGCGAAGCCGAGATCCGCCAACTACGGCCGAATACATTCGGTGTGGCTCGCCTCTAA